The proteins below are encoded in one region of Penicillium psychrofluorescens genome assembly, chromosome: 4:
- a CDS encoding uncharacterized protein (ID:PFLUO_006661-T1.cds;~source:funannotate) — translation MLLKIVENGNQFRDIIIREGEMFLLPGDIPHSPIRYKETVGLVMERTRPSHVIDRIRWYCPNQESHQSEPSIIREESFHCADIETQLKDLINQWMTDESTRKCGECGQIAPPH, via the exons ATGTTGCTCAAGATTGTCGAGAATGGTAATCAATTTCGTGACATTATCATTCGAGAAGGCGAAATGTTCCTTCTGCCCG GAGATATCCCGCATAGCCCAATCCGGTATAAAGAAACCGTTGGCCTAGTCATGGAACGCACCAGACCCTCGCATGTAATCGACCGCATACGATGGTACTGCCCCAATCAGGAGTCTCATCAGAGTGAACCCAGCATCATCCGGGAAGAGTCGTTCCACTGCGCTGATATCGAAACGCAACTTAAGGATCTCATTAATCAATGGATGACGGATGAAAGTACCAGAAAGTGCGGCGAATGTGGGCAAATTGCGCCGCCGCATTGA
- a CDS encoding uncharacterized protein (ID:PFLUO_006662-T1.cds;~source:funannotate) — MPPSLPDFSKSHGTSQPTSQEWITLRPHDASRDGSDGQNGKTSSKVDMFVGDRFFRTVEPNCFDPDVRIAEMDDSGVDVQVISTVPVLFSYDKPAEPAAAMARYLNDHIASVCRDHPDRFVGLATVPLQNVAASIKELRRAKNMLGLKGVEVGTEINGKCLNHVDFEQFWAACEELDFPIFVHPLGYELEQENKDRPSETALAVHSILSSGVLVRHPKLRLCFAHAGGAYLPLLGRIQHGYDCRPDLVAHSSQGVLPQDYLQSRQQHNIWLDSLVHDPDLLQFICKKIGPEKVIMGSDYPFPLGEMPVPGEMLASDTQVGSFLSQDERARMLSGNAIEFLKLEGMFPECKLLHVGAIQQCIK, encoded by the exons ATGCCGCCATCTTTACCTGATTTTTCCAAATCTCATGGTACATCGCAACCAACTAGCCAAGAGTGGATTACTCTTCGGCCACATGATGCCTCAAGAGACGGGTCCGATGGACAGAACGGCAAAACATCCAGCAAAGTTGACATGTTTGTCGGCGACAGATTTTTCCGGACTGTAGAGCCTAATTGCTTTGATCCAGACGTCCGCATCGCAGAGATGGATGATTCGGGTGTGGATGTGCAGGTAATCAGTACGGTGCCTGTCTTGTTCTCGTACGACAAGCCCGCCGAGCCAGCTGCGGCGATGGCCCGATACCTGAACGACCACATTGCGTCCGTGTGCCGTGACCACCCCGATCGGTTTGTAGGCTTAGCAACCGTGCCTTTGCAGAATGTGGCTGCCTCGATCAAGGAGCTGAGGCGCGCAAAGAACATGCTGGGGTTGAAAGGTGTGGAGGTTGGCACAGAGATCAACGGGAAATGCTTGAACCATGTCGACTTCGAGCAGTTTTGGGCCGCTTGCGAAGAATTGGACTTCCCGATATTTGTCCACCCTCTTGGAtacgagctggagcaggagaatAAGGACCG GCCAAGCGAGACAGCACTTGCAGTGCACTCTATACTATCATCGGGCGTCCTGGTGCGCCACCCGAAACTACGCTTGTGCTTTGCCCACGCCGGCGGGGCTTACCTGCCTTTACTGGGACGAATTCAGCATGGATACGACTGTCGCCCCGATCTTGTTGCTCACAGCTCCCAAGGAGTGCTTCCTCAAGACTATCTCCAGTCGCGGCAGCAACACAACATCTGGCTTGATAGTTTGGTGCATGATCCAGATCTACTACAATTTATCTGCAAGAAGATTGGGCCGGAGAAGGTCATTATGGGCAGTGATTACCCATTCCCGCTCGGCGAGATGCCAGTCCCAGGCGAGATGCTTGCCAGTGACACGCAGGTGGGCAGCTTCCTCTCACAGGACGAGCGGGCACGGATGTTGTCAGGGAACGCCATTGAATTCTTAAAGTTGGAGGGCATGTTTCCGGAGTGTAAATTGTTACATGTAGGGGCTATACAACAGTGCATCAAATAA
- a CDS encoding uncharacterized protein (ID:PFLUO_006663-T1.cds;~source:funannotate) codes for MDTISALWKLDTLESANGYLTSHESNPPRLHHFIDGYFGNNSESGKWIESINPRSGKLLLQIPSGTVTDVDRAVDAASRAFPAWSKTSRQERSQVLIRISDILNEQKELFAVWESIDQGKTLARARVEVERAVSNFRYFATYILHEEGAVRYVDGQPSTLTYENRSPLGVFGLISPWNMPLYLLTWKIAPCIAFGCTGVAKPSEVTSITAFLLCEVFRQAKLPVGVMNLVFGDGPGTGSALVKSPRVRGVSFTGGTSTGIRIRQDTVADIGKHLSLELGGKNPTLVFDDVELTKAVPLAARAAFENSGQICLCGSRIYVQRAVYGKFLPALAEYVQTHYKLGETMGPVVSREHYMKVRSYLVQAWEENAVFHTGELPDEAPQQGFWITPTVLSGLNTDSRVMREEIFGPVVTVCVFDTEEEAIALANDNPNGLASIVMTNDLARMRRVGECIDSGLVWVNCWLVRELGTGFGGMKASGTGREGGAFSRDVFTNLRTLHVSHS; via the exons ATGGATACTATTTCGGCCCTATGGAAGCTCGACACATTGGAGAGTGCAAATGGCTACCTGACCAGCCATGAGTCCAACCCTCCCCGTCTACACCACTTTATCGATGGCTACTTCGGTAACAATTCAGAGTCAGGGAAGTGGATTGAATCCATAAATCCCCGTTCTGGGAAGCTCTTACTGCAAATTCCCAGCGGCACGGTGACGGATGTGGACCGCGCTGTAGATGCGGCCTCAAGAGCATTCCCGGCGTGGTCAAAGACGTCGAGACAAGAAAGATCACAGGTCTTAATAAGGATTTCTGACATTCTTAATGAGCAGAAAGAATTGTTTGCAGTCTGGGAGAGCATTGATCAGGGGAAGACGCTGGCTCGGGCCAGGGTTGAAGTTGAACGTGCAGTTTCGAACTTTCG GTACTTTGCAACATACATTCTGCACGAAGAGGGCGCAGTGCGATACGTTGATGGTCAGCCATCCACATTGACGTATGAAAATCGATCGCCCCTTGGGGTGTTTGGGCTCATCTCGCCATGGAATATGCCACTGTATCTTCTTACATGGAAGATTGCTCCTTGTATCGCCTTTGGATGTACAGGTGTGGCAAAGCCAAGCGAAGTCACCAGCATAACGGCTTTTT TGCTATGTGAAGTATTCCGGCAAGCCAAGCTACCAGTGGGTGTGATGAACCTTGTCTTTGGTGATGGCCCAGGTACCGGCTCGGCGCTCGTCAAGTCGCCGCGCGTGCGAGGAGTATCTTTTACTGGCGGCACAAGCACAGGCATCCGCATCCGACAAGACACCGTGGCTGACATTGGAAAGCATCTGTCGCTTGAGCTTGGTGGAAAAAATCCAACCTTGGTGTTTGACGATGTCGAACTGACCAAGGCTGTGCCTCTCGCTGCTCGCGCGGCTTTCGAGAACAGCGGGCAGATTTGCCTGTGCGGCTCACGTATCTACGTCCAGCGCGCAGTGTACGGGAAATTCCTGCCAGCGCTGGCGGAATACGTCCAAACCCATTACAAGCTCGGGGAGACGATGGGGCCAGTTGTCTCGCGGGAGCACTACATGAAGGTTCGTTCCTATCTGGTGCAGGCATGGGAAGAGAACGCCGTCTTCCACACGGGAGAGCTACCAGACGAAGCGCCTCAGCAGGGCTTTTGGATTACACCGACAGTCCTTAGTGGCCTTAACACCGATAGTCGAGTTAtgcgcgaggagatctttggACCCGTTGTCACCGTGTGTGTCTTCGacacagaagaagaagcgatTGCGTTGGCAAACGACAATCCCAATGGCCTGGCCAGCATTGTCATGACCAACGACCTGGCCCGAATGCGTCGGGTGGGCGAGTGTATCGATTCCGGACTGGTCTGGGTCAATTGCTGGCTGGTCCGGGAACTCGGCACGGGATTTGGAGGAATGAAGGCGTCTGGCACCGGCCGTGAAGGCGGAGCGTTCAGCCGCGACGTCTTTACCAATCTGCGTACCCTTCATGTATCACACTCTTAG
- a CDS encoding uncharacterized protein (ID:PFLUO_006664-T1.cds;~source:funannotate) → MAPTTTTIPYFRPSNHAQGLANYPHARIVPSSNGQGSYIYVSGTSSRRGDGTFVGATRTEDATGKVTLDLDIRKQTASVLSNIHADIQAASEGKAGIHNVVDATVFLTSIKGDYSGMNEEWNRVWPDRATAPARTTVEVRALPREEILVEIKCVAYFQ, encoded by the coding sequence ATggcgcccaccaccaccaccatcccgTACTTCCGGCCCTCAAACCATGCGCAAGGCTTGGCCAATTATCCCCATGCGCGGATTGTGCCATCGAGCAACGGACAGGGGTCATACATATACGTCTCAGGAACCTCTTCTCGCCGCGGGGATGGCACATTTGTCGGCGCCACTCGCACGGAAGATGCCACGGGCAAGGTCACGCTTGACCTAGACATCCGGAAACAAACCGCCTCAGTTTTATCCAACATACATGCAGACATCCAAGCGGCGTCGGAAGGGAAGGCAGGAATCCACAACGTCGTCGACGCGACTGTCTTTTTGACCAGCATAAAGGGCGACTATTCGGGCATGAACGAGGAGTGGAACCGTGTGTGGCCGGATCGCGCCACGGCGCCAGCCCGGACGACGGTTGAGGTACGCGCGTTGCCACGGGAAGAGATCTTGGTGGAAATCAAGTGCGTTGCGTATTTTCAATAG
- a CDS encoding uncharacterized protein (ID:PFLUO_006665-T1.cds;~source:funannotate) translates to MPGNSRQISSISAIFDSDSVSNSDRHSRRESFMPKKSNGVGNSNITSVVQSLHRRSGDELGTTASSKLLNTSHASIIEWIRAERMSHLPPEGSSYDKVLGWAQLFVDRLHSFDTAIYEFAGDSYLAAQLSYGYCAMLLELGKENAQALMTSFGFFYSTSSTLVNLLERTELFSVSQEIKEQLILALADLVTLVASVSTHFHKAIRKLTTASISVNIYDTFPGQIQSFRERCGKIAESMWRHQLSKENIDTDRVAVVQSVRSWLAPEDRVLSHLAENTSHLAHEREELTCLWMGSYLTRFLKSPAKTLSFSGKPGSGKTVLASVIVDRLQDQIGGTIYKALFVPINARIPAETTLAAIAKTILFQLFEKRIGNIQLLHILGDAYERSRKTTSAADYDDILWSALERALAAALKGAKELVIVVDDLDEASCGEATLLRRLTAATTNSTNVKLITLGAEKPPASENVTHVLVNEDRVAEDVSTVVRSNLIHSHSFLEMSELSQETIVDQISEASRGSFLWAKLCTKRARQEHTPDSLQKAVETIISSKLTIADFVLHTVQSSEVSEDAKYMLLWLATAERPLLLKELVTLASVQIDKYTITDRKLDPLHVLKPLNSLVFLQDGQVYLRHGLIRTAVLDVFSKGKLTPAIKDRHVDFVTRLFIYIKTAVAEHHEPSLTPLDRHDTTVLVSKHPLLDFAVRYWPLHLKQTSVFTTGGEAPTAKEFSKIFPVSITLLLLQNNLWQNISTPTLLTYQSIVTNLCRHVLTTNNVVTLQSIISLALLRRDTHQVSEAIPLFYEITTVSQTLLTTRHIVTMQVARLFLDLTVEQIATTKSDIMAKREVVLLLLVECYKIHYGNTSEQVVTVLKTLIEHYRLIKEEKRVQEIEATIQSITGSQYSTVDDDAHGDLHVHLNRHTQNGETGVRFVLDVEEDEVRSESFDFEALLKQAQNFVAEGRTTEAESIYVEIWQRASKECRVQYSEHWEQIKLRIVVLYSKFLQSQKREHEASSILSSVWEEYRNTSLSLSQSSASHFHEIAKVMSVVGLSTAALSIFKHCAHYYESTNSTSSSAYSEIQKDITTTSQQVIKQASSSSSVVSESVLEEIVFEASSSIIKIDQSSFTATHTLVELYTSQHRWKDATRVVKKVLHGLWPSLFAPSIQDVTLPSKHIDKCVELAERLSQCYHYRRRFLREEGIRVRVYHAFRFSKPVDDKLRERVTSELLNLYERSSQPDMGINTRQEILEDYIKHYGPEHPIVIKTLWNLAELTHPRPISVEYYQRIIRALNKDSPKCQPEAIEPLVIVVTELWNQSRYSDAVPYYSLLFTTFLDDTKKSPRFQNQAFVLEFFTRYTHCLRSVRTEFTTLHKITFDYQSKVKAVFGITASITIKATLTLAKVCQESKRYESEVITLYEDLLKIKSDEIDYDEITATLDGIYEEQTAIATSKSESISSAQIERASKILRKRITTVRETYGWAHEESLSKLQEIVSFHFKHSETESVISELKESTVQILSSESSSSRLVSAAAVIASSYIAANQVSKATELSEELYRQVVIKDTSNVKTSKFDLSSKGRQSLIFLAQLEHSLRQRTLTITEILASLTTEYVYFEEFRSHISSKTSSFHTVSVLAARLYHFLLLSNRHAAATRVFDDFVGYFLASEGKRIKLTETAQVKIFILTILDHFHTHQSTNFIRSIGIASNSRVSELLIKKDYDSACDLAIASFRYISAHDIYRTPAIVKFVFTLGVVVTGRTISPRPDEASQKKLFGVSTVIIQEVLRVISDLKINLAQVSLDYLNILISILGEQKDYKNLVWLFSSLWNSRSQQINWSPSVTLQLARRYIQARYLVGDSLKAARLAEDIVYNCRRVNGARHSSTLEMSTLLSQLYTGIAQRYQSEKGGQHMASKYYKKSASVHENLLRIFIDPSLGDVEGGLDSTMSTDGSFYELDLADSAVNGNFSDGEHVRRHLQLLKLAVQRLGDWPKDYSEYDRLNAELFFTFKKDLQGVEGVEQWKLKSFGSGKAASNEDTLNLEFKSWELEVAQASEEVEEEL, encoded by the exons ATGCCCGGCAATTCCAGGCAGATCTCTTCTATCTCTGCTATCTTCGACAGTGATAGCGTTTCAAACAGCGACCGCCACTCCCGCAGAGAGTCTTTCATGCCAAAGAAATCCAATGGAGTGGGAAATTCCAATATCACCAGCGTGGTCCAGTCCCTTCACCGTCGTAGTGGCGATGAGCTGGGTACCACTGCTTCCTCCAAGCTTCTGAACACCTCGCACGCCTCAATTATTGAATGGATCCGTGCGGAGCGCATGAGCCACCTACCTCCGGAGGGAAGCAGCTATGACAAGGTTCTGGGATGGGCGCAACTTTTTGTCGATAGATTGCACTCTTTTGACACTGCCATTTATGAATTTGCGGGTGATAGCTATCTTGCCGCTCAGCTTTCGTATGGCTACTGTGCCATGCTCCTCGAG CTTGGCAAGGAGAACGCTCAGGCCTTGATGACCTCCTTCGGATTCTTCTACAGCACATCCTCCACTCTTGTAAACCTGCTTGAGCGGACCGAGTTGTTTTCTGTCTCACAGGAAATCAAAGAGCAATTGATCCTAGCCTTGGCCGACTTGGTGACTTTGGTCGCGAGCGTGTCAACCCACTTCCACAAGGCGATCCGCAAATTGACCACTGCGTCGATTTCCGTCAATATCTATGACACGTTCCCTGGCCAAATTCAATCATTCCGTGAGCGCTGTGGAAAGATTGCTGAGTCCATGTGGAGACACCAGCTATCGAAAGAGAACATTGATACAGACAGAG TCGCTGTTGTTCAGTCCGTCAGGTCCTGGCTCGCACCCGAAGATCGCGTTCTCAGCCATCTCGCCGAGAATACCTCTCACCTTGCCCATGAGCGAGAGGAATTGACCTGTCTCTGGATGGGCTCATATTTGACTCGTTTTCTGAAGAGCCCCGCAAAAactctctccttctccggaAAACCGGGATCTGGAAAGACTGTACTTGCTTCTGTTATTGTCGACCGTCTGCAAGACCAAATCGGTGGAACTATCTATAAGGCCTTGTTTGTTCCCATCA ACGCGAGGATTCCAGCAGAGACTACTCTTGCTGCTATCGCCAAGACtatcctcttccagctctttgAGAAACGTATTGGAAATATCCAGCTCTTACACATCTTGGGCGATGCCTACGAGCGCAGCCGGAAGACCACCAGTGCCGCTGACTACGATGACATCCTATGGAGTGCACTAGAGCGTGCCTTGGCCGCCGCTCTCAAGGGTGCCAAAGAGTTGGTTATTGTCGTTGACGATCTTGATGAGGCTTCCTGCGGCGAAGCAACTCTGCTCAGAAGACTTACTGCGGCAACTACCAATTCAACCAATGTAAAGTTGATTACTCTTGGAGCTGAGAAACCACCAGCCTCAGAGAATGTGACGCACGTTTTGGTCAATGAGGACAGGGTTGCTGAGGATGTCTCTACGGTTGTGCGAAGCAATCTTATCCACAGCCATAGTTTCTTGGAAATGTCAGAGTTGAGCCAAGAAACCATTGTGGATCAGATATCTGAAGCATCTCGCGGCTCCTTCCTCTGGGCCAAGCTTTGTACCAAGCGGGCCCGTCAAGAACACACCCCTGACAGCCTCCAAAAGGCCGTCGAGACTATTATCAGCAGCAAGCTGACCATCGCCGACTTTGTTCTTCATACTGTCCAGTCTTCTGAAGTCAGTGAGGATGCCAAGTACATGTTGCTCTGGCTTGCGACGGCAGAGCGCCCCTTGCTGCTGAAGGAGCTCGTCACTCTGGCTTCCGTCCAGATTGACAAGTACACGATCACTGACCGCAAGTTGGATCCATTGCACGTCCTAAAGCCCCTGAATTCCCTTGTTTTCCTACAGGATGGTCAGGTATATCTTCGCCACGGGCTCATCCGGACTGCGGTTTTGGATGTGTTCTCCAAGGGCAAGCTCACCCCGGCGATCAAGGACCGTCACGTCGACTTCGTTACTAGGCTGTTTATCTACATCAAGACTGCCGTTGCTGAGCACCATGAGCCTTCCTTGACCCCTCTAGATCGACATGATACCACTGTACTAGTGTCAAAACACCCTCTCCTTGATTTTGCTGTTCGATACTGGCCTCTGCATCTGAAGCAAACTTCGGTCTTTACAACTGGAGGTGAAGCTCCCACAGCTAAGGAGTTTAGCAAGATTTTCCCGGTTTCCATTACGCTTTTGCTGCTGCAGAACAATCTCTGGCAAAACATCTCAACTCCAACGCTGTTGACCTATCAGTCCATTGTCACGAACCTGTGTCGCCATGTACTTACCACAAACAACGTTGTGACTCTCCAGTCCATTATCTCCTTGGCTCTCCTGCGTCGCGATACCCATCAGGTTTCCGAAGCTATTCCTCTGTTTTACGAGATTACCACAGTCAGCCAGACATTGCTCACAACACGTCACATTGTCACGATGCAGGTGGCTCGTCTGTTCCTCGACTTAACCGTGGAGCAAATTGCGACCACCAAGTCAGACATCATGGCTAAGCGTGAAGTGGTTCTTCTATTGCTTGTCGAATGCTACAAGATACACTACGGCAACACTTCTGAGCAAGTGGTCACGGTTCTCAAGACTTTGATTGAGCATTATCGCTTGATcaaagaggagaagagggtcCAAGAGATCGAAGCgaccatccagtccatcaCCGGTTCTCAATACAGTAccgttgatgatgacgcCCACGGCGATCTTCATGTTCACCTAAACCGCCACACGCAAAATGGTGAAACTGGTGTTCGGTTTGTCCtggatgtcgaggaggacgaagTGCGATCTGAATCCTTCGACTTTGAAGCCCTGCTCAAACAAGCTCAGAACTTTGTCGCTGAAGGACGTACTACCGAGGCCGAGAGTATTTACGTTGAAATCTGGCAACGGGCTAGCAAGGAGTGTCGGGTGCAGTACTCAGAGCATTGGGAGCAGATCAAGCTCAGGATTGTTGTGCTTTACTCGAAATTCCTTCAATCTCAGAAGAGAGAGCATGAAGCCTCTTCCATTTTGTCCAGCGTTTGGGAAGAGTACAGAAATACCAGCCTGTCTCTATCACAGTCCTCTGCGTCACATTTCCATGAAATTGCCAAAGTCATGTCGGTCGTGGGACTCTCTACTGCAGCCTTGAGTATCTTCAAGCACTGTGCCCATTACTACGAGAGTACCAACAGcacttcctcctctgctTACTCGGAGATCCAGAAAGATATCACCACCACATCGCAGCAAGTGATCAAGCAGGCTAGCTCTTCATCTTCAGTCGTGTCGGAGTCCGTTTTGGAGGAAATTGTCTTCGAGGCTTCCAGCTCTATTATCAAGATTGACCAGAGCTCGTTTACTGCCACACACACACTGGTTGAGCTGTACACCTCTCAGCATCGTTGGAAGGATGCCACTCGCGTTGTTAAGAAGGTCCTACACGGTCTTTGGCCTTCCCTGTTTGCCCCGTCCATTCAAGATGTGACCCTTCCGTCCAAGCACATCGACAAGTGTGTGGAGCTTGCCGAGCGTCTCAGCCAGTGCTATCACTATCGCCGTCGTTTCCTCCGGGAAGAGGGCATTCGTGTCCGTGTCTACCATGCTTTCCGCTTTTCTAAGCCTGTAGATGACAAGCTGAGGGAGCGCGTTACGTCCGAGCTTCTCAATCTCTATGAACGCTCCTCCCAGCCCGACATGGGTATCAACACCCGCCAGGAGATATTGGAAGACTACATCAAGCACTATGGTCCCGAGCACCCCATTGTCATCAAGACCTTGTGGAATTTGGCAGAGCTTACACACCCTCGCCCCATTTCTGTTGAGTACTACCAACGAATCATTCGGGCCTTGAACAAGGATTCGCCCAAGTGCCAACCCGAGGCAATTGAGCCACTTGTCATTGTTGTGACTGAGTTGTGGAACCAGAGTCGGTACTCTGATGCCGTGCCCTACTATTCGCTGCTTTTCACTACTTTCCTTGACGATACCAAGAAGAGCCCAAGATTCCAAAATCAGGCCTTCGTGCTGGAGTTTTTCACCAGGTATACTCACTGCCTGCGCAGTGTTCGCACTGAGTTCACTACGTTGCACAAGATTACCTTCGACTATCAATCCAAGGTCAAGGCAGTATTTGGTATCACCGCCTCAATCACTATCAAGGCGACCTTGACCCTCGCAAAGGTTTGCCAGGAATCCAAGCGCTATGAGTCTGAAGTCATTACTCTATATGAAGATCTGCTCAAGATCAAGTCTGATGAGATTGACTACGATGAGATCACTGCCACTCTTGATGGTATTTACGAGGAGCAGACCGCTATCGCCACTTCCAAATCCGAgtcaatctcctccgccCAGATTGAGCGAGCCTCCAAGATCTTGAGGAAGCGCATTACTACCGTCCGCGAGACTTACGGATGGGCTCACGAAGAATCTTTATCCAAGCTCCAGGAAATAGTTTCTTTCCACTTCAAGCACAGTGAAACAGAGTCAGTCATCTCGGAACTCAAAGAGTCTACCGTGCAGATCCTTTCCTCGGaatcatcttcttccagactGGTTTCTGCAGCCGCTGTAATTGCTTCCAGTTACATTGCAGCCAATCAGGTTTCAAAGGCCACTGAGCTATCTGAGGAGCTCTACCGCCAGGTTGTCATAAAAGACACTTCAAATGTGAAAACATCCAAGTTTGATCTCTCGTCCAAGGGTCGACAGAGCCTCATATTCTTGGCCCAGCTTGAGCACAGCCTTCGCCAGCGTACTTTAACCATCACTGAGATCCTCGCTTCCTTGACCACGGAATATGTTTACTTCGAGGAGTTCAGAAGCCACATTTCGTCCAAGACCAGCTCCTTCCACACCGTTTCAGTGCTTGCTGCGCGTCTCTACCATTTTCTGTTGCTCAGCAACCGCCACGCAGCCGCCACCCGTGTCTTCGATGACTTTGTTGGCTACTTTCTCGCCAGTGAAGGAAAGCGAATCAAGTTGACCGAGACGGCTCAAGTGAAGATCTTCATTTTGACCATCCTCGACCACTTCCATACTCACCAGTCTACCAATTTTATCCGCTCAATTGGGATTGCCAGCAACAGTCGTGTTTCCGAGCTTCTAATTAAGAAGGATTACGATAGTGCCTGTGATCTCGCCATCGCTTCTTTCCGCTACATCTCCGCTCACGATATTTACCGAACTCCCGCTATTGTCAAATTTGTCTTCACTCTAGGCGTGGTGGTTACTGGTCGTACTATCTCCCCACGGCCTGACGAGGCCTCCCAGAAAAAGCTATTCGGTGTCTCCACGGTCATCATTCAGGAAGTTCTTCGCGTCATCAGTGACCTGAAGATTAACTTGGCTCAGGTCAGCCTGGACTACCTCAACATCCTTATCAGCATCCTTGGTGAGCAAAAGGACTACAAGAACCTGGTATGGCTATTTTCTAGCCTCTGGAATAGCCGTAGTCAACAGATCAATTGGTCCCCATCCGTTACCCTTCAGCTGGCCCGTCGCTACATCCAAGCCAGGTATCTGGTTGGCGACTCTCTGAAAGCCGCCCGCCTGGCCGAGGACATTGTGTACAACTGCCGCCGGGTAAACGGCGCTCGTCACTCAAGCACCCTCGAGATGTCTACTCTTCTCTCACAGCTTTACACCGGTATCGCCCAGCGCTATCAGTCCGAGAAGGGTGGTCAGCACATGGCAAGCAAGTACTACAAGAAGAGCGCCAGTGTGCACGAGAACCTCCTTCGCATTTTCATTGACCCATCATTGGGCGACGTCGAAGGTGGCCTCGACAGCACCATGAGCACTGATGGATCGTTTTACGAGCTTGACTTGGCCGACAGTGCCGTCAATGGCAATTTCTCGGACGGCGAGCATGTGCGCCGGCACTTGCAGCTGCTGAAGCTTGCCGTGCAACGTCTGGGTGACTGGCCTAAGGACTATAGCGAATACGACCGTCTGAATGCCGAACTATTTTTCACTTTCAAGAAGGATTTGCAGGGCGTTGAGGGTGTTGAACAGTGGAAACTGAAGAGCTTTGGCTCTGGCAAGGCTGCCAGCAACGAGGACACGCTGAACTTAGAGTTCAAGTCCTGGGAACTTGAGGTTGCTCAGGCCAGtgaggaggttgaggaagagcTGTGA